A window of the Microbulbifer aggregans genome harbors these coding sequences:
- a CDS encoding Na+/H+ antiporter subunit E has translation MSTEKTSSMGKPDLRYSLYLAVVLGLIWLGNSGHYSGLLLSFGAVSILLVVWISRRMQVVDGESQPFHLSFRLLTYYIWLFRKIVESNIKVAACAWRGQAAISPVSARVPCKLQSDLSRVIYANSITLTPGTVTVSLDEGELLVHSLTESGLAELRTGEMEGRVARLEQE, from the coding sequence TTGAGTACTGAAAAAACCTCTTCCATGGGTAAACCCGATCTTCGCTATTCACTGTACCTGGCTGTCGTGCTGGGGTTGATCTGGCTCGGTAATTCCGGGCATTACTCCGGCTTGCTTCTCAGCTTTGGAGCAGTTTCCATTTTGCTAGTTGTCTGGATCTCCCGGCGCATGCAGGTCGTGGATGGTGAATCCCAACCCTTTCACTTGTCGTTCCGGCTGCTGACGTACTACATCTGGCTATTCCGAAAGATCGTCGAGAGCAACATCAAGGTAGCGGCCTGTGCGTGGAGAGGGCAGGCTGCTATCAGCCCTGTCAGTGCTCGCGTGCCCTGCAAACTTCAGTCGGATCTCTCGCGGGTAATCTATGCGAACTCCATCACTCTTACTCCAGGGACGGTTACGGTTTCGTTGGATGAAGGCGAACTTCTGGTGCATTCACTGACGGAATCTGGCCTTGCAGAACTTCGAACCGGGGAGATGGAGGGCCGCGTCGCGCGGTTGGAGCAAGAATGA
- a CDS encoding hybrid sensor histidine kinase/response regulator yields MPIFDRPSLKVQKDRRVCRVTDTRIAKYSRRGMLLSLLAFAIAIVIGDLRLVAPRLALVLGIVLVLFTLWRGYYVFRFSALYATGPNRWRRRYFLASTLGAAWWGVILLCHVWLLGFAPETHFLWLYTVIFCSSVTSVFSPYYRFLGWFVGGSLLPAAIKAFLSGDVLGGIYGFLTIAFVWLIVHQGRRDSENYWDRLSAMQDLQTRASNLAAARKHSEAAVELTNEFVANIGQEFRSQLSDSLGALALLEAEPLSERQREWVQLAKNAGSQQLKLVDNVGLFTRVARKDIRLRQGSFNLVKTIEKSFKFAARAAHRQRLEFNFQIDDNLPVMVIGDNRKTSQLIRNLVDSATAIAQVGELWGQVSFRPINQGEGQLTISLVDDGRGEILPDESELFGAFSRLDTTQVTTGLGLSIAKGLAEAMGGYLQLHSSPDGNRYHVEIKLAMELNQRVYLTPDRRLQDCEVLVLHQKGLFVAGLVQVLRSFGMEVTCLKWQAESQDDQEAAVKRSIERRQLVMLAPAMGDETLLADVSRIYTSEGVDTEGCPLICLGGYGQKPEFAPLMQAVPGAMYLGRPVTRKELHDALISRLFGGSRKASRRIVSSSGVSPRQRNLLLIEESRQHQGVTEEMLQALGYRVDVAASVESALERLPEGQYDMILVDCQQNTEHSAEIIESLRHWETEHSPEDRLPIVALTSTTEEQFEGRCLAAGMDDFLTKPLAKEPLRETLERWLGDD; encoded by the coding sequence GACTTGCGGCTTGTTGCGCCCAGACTGGCACTCGTACTTGGCATCGTGCTGGTGCTGTTTACGCTTTGGCGTGGCTATTACGTCTTCCGTTTTTCCGCCCTCTATGCCACTGGTCCGAACCGCTGGCGCCGACGCTATTTTCTCGCCTCAACACTGGGCGCCGCCTGGTGGGGTGTCATACTCCTATGCCATGTATGGTTGCTGGGTTTTGCTCCGGAGACACACTTCCTGTGGCTCTACACGGTAATTTTCTGTTCGAGCGTCACCTCCGTATTTTCCCCTTACTACCGTTTCCTCGGCTGGTTCGTTGGTGGTTCGCTGCTGCCAGCGGCCATCAAGGCGTTCCTTTCCGGCGATGTGCTCGGTGGCATCTATGGGTTCCTGACCATCGCCTTCGTCTGGCTGATCGTGCACCAGGGGCGCCGTGACTCGGAGAACTACTGGGACCGCCTCTCGGCGATGCAGGATCTGCAGACCCGGGCCAGCAACCTGGCAGCTGCGCGCAAACACTCCGAAGCCGCGGTAGAGCTCACCAACGAGTTTGTAGCGAATATCGGGCAGGAATTTCGCAGCCAGCTTTCCGACTCCCTCGGCGCTCTGGCGCTACTTGAGGCGGAGCCGCTCTCGGAGCGACAGCGGGAGTGGGTGCAGCTGGCGAAGAATGCAGGCAGCCAACAGCTCAAGCTGGTTGATAATGTGGGGCTCTTCACCCGCGTCGCGCGAAAGGATATCCGGTTGCGGCAGGGATCTTTCAACCTGGTCAAGACCATCGAGAAGTCGTTCAAATTCGCGGCGCGGGCTGCCCATCGTCAGCGCCTCGAGTTCAATTTCCAGATTGATGACAACCTGCCGGTGATGGTAATTGGTGACAACCGCAAAACGTCCCAGTTGATTCGCAACCTGGTGGATTCGGCCACGGCCATTGCCCAGGTTGGTGAACTCTGGGGGCAGGTCAGCTTCCGCCCCATCAACCAAGGCGAGGGGCAGCTCACCATCAGCCTCGTGGACGATGGCCGCGGCGAGATTTTGCCGGACGAGAGTGAGCTGTTCGGTGCTTTCTCGCGTCTCGATACCACCCAGGTGACGACCGGCCTCGGACTTTCCATTGCCAAGGGCCTGGCGGAAGCCATGGGCGGCTATCTTCAGCTGCACTCCTCCCCGGATGGCAACCGCTATCACGTGGAGATCAAGCTGGCGATGGAACTGAACCAGCGGGTATATCTCACGCCGGACCGGCGCCTGCAGGACTGCGAGGTGCTGGTGCTCCATCAGAAGGGGCTGTTTGTTGCCGGTCTGGTTCAGGTGCTGCGCTCGTTTGGCATGGAAGTTACCTGCCTGAAGTGGCAGGCCGAGAGCCAGGATGACCAGGAAGCGGCAGTGAAGCGCTCGATAGAGCGCCGCCAGCTCGTGATGCTGGCCCCGGCAATGGGGGACGAAACCCTGCTTGCGGATGTCAGTCGCATTTACACCTCCGAGGGTGTCGACACGGAGGGCTGCCCTCTGATCTGTCTTGGCGGTTATGGCCAGAAACCAGAGTTCGCGCCGCTGATGCAGGCTGTTCCTGGAGCCATGTACCTTGGGCGACCCGTGACCCGCAAGGAGCTGCATGATGCGCTGATCAGTCGTCTTTTCGGCGGGAGCAGGAAGGCGAGTCGTCGTATTGTTTCCAGTAGCGGGGTGTCGCCACGTCAGCGGAATCTGCTGCTCATCGAGGAGTCCCGCCAGCACCAGGGCGTGACGGAGGAGATGCTGCAGGCGCTGGGTTACCGCGTGGACGTGGCGGCGTCAGTAGAAAGTGCCCTTGAGCGTCTACCCGAGGGGCAGTACGACATGATTCTCGTCGACTGCCAGCAGAACACCGAGCACAGTGCCGAGATCATTGAAAGCCTGCGCCACTGGGAGACCGAGCACTCGCCTGAAGATCGGCTGCCAATCGTAGCTCTGACCAGTACCACCGAGGAGCAATTTGAAGGCCGCTGCCTGGCGGCCGGAATGGATGATTTCCTGACCAAGCCTCTGGCCAAAGAGCCCCTCCGGGAGACTCTGGAGCGCTGGCTCGGGGACGACTAA
- a CDS encoding monovalent cation/H+ antiporter complex subunit F has translation MIIATALALLVVMVLALVRALIGPTIHDRILAVNVFGTKTVLLISVICFISGRPEFLDIALVYALINFVSIIGVLKYFEYQGAGTGEGTSSD, from the coding sequence ATGATTATTGCAACGGCGCTCGCCCTGTTGGTCGTAATGGTATTAGCCCTGGTGAGGGCGCTGATCGGCCCGACGATTCATGACCGCATCCTGGCGGTCAATGTGTTTGGTACTAAAACCGTGCTTCTGATTTCGGTTATCTGTTTTATCAGTGGTCGACCCGAGTTTCTCGATATTGCGCTGGTTTACGCGCTGATCAATTTTGTCAGCATCATCGGGGTGCTCAAGTATTTTGAGTACCAGGGGGCAGGCACAGGCGAGGGCACTTCCAGTGATTGA
- the xthA gene encoding exodeoxyribonuclease III, producing MKVVSFNVNSIRARLHQLEALVDKHAPDIIGLQETKVTDEEFPVDVIRDLGYEVIFFGQKTHYGVAMLSKLPFVHQEFGFPDDGAEAQRRLVTGKFDIGASEPLTVINGYFPQGENREHPIKFPAKRKYYADLSNYLDKHCKPDAPVLVIGDMNISPTDLDIGIGEPNRKRWLRDGKCSFLPEEREWLQKVQDWGLVDTFRELHPDTDDIFSWFDYRSRGFDRDPKRGLRIDLILATRHLAEHCTEAGVDYDIRGMERPSDHAPVWAEFKV from the coding sequence GTGAAAGTCGTTTCCTTTAACGTCAACAGCATTCGCGCGCGCCTTCACCAGCTGGAAGCACTGGTGGATAAGCACGCACCGGACATCATCGGCCTGCAGGAAACCAAGGTCACCGATGAGGAGTTCCCCGTCGATGTCATCCGGGACCTGGGCTATGAGGTGATCTTCTTTGGACAGAAGACGCACTACGGCGTAGCGATGCTCTCAAAGCTGCCCTTTGTACATCAGGAGTTCGGCTTTCCCGACGACGGCGCCGAGGCCCAGCGGCGGCTGGTTACCGGAAAGTTCGACATCGGTGCGAGTGAACCACTGACCGTGATTAACGGCTACTTCCCGCAGGGAGAGAACCGCGAGCATCCGATCAAGTTCCCGGCCAAGCGCAAGTATTATGCCGACCTCAGCAACTACCTGGACAAGCATTGCAAGCCTGATGCGCCAGTGCTTGTGATCGGCGACATGAATATCTCCCCCACCGACCTGGATATCGGTATCGGCGAGCCCAACCGAAAGCGCTGGCTGCGCGATGGGAAGTGCAGCTTCCTACCCGAGGAGCGGGAGTGGCTGCAGAAGGTACAGGACTGGGGGCTGGTCGATACCTTCCGCGAGTTGCACCCGGACACCGACGACATCTTCAGCTGGTTCGATTACCGCAGCCGCGGTTTCGACCGGGACCCGAAGCGCGGACTGCGCATCGACCTGATTCTCGCCACCCGACACCTGGCGGAGCACTGTACTGAGGCCGGTGTCGACTACGATATCCGCGGTATGGAACGCCCCAGCGACCATGCGCCTGTATGGGCGGAATTCAAAGTTTAA
- a CDS encoding ArsJ-associated glyceraldehyde-3-phosphate dehydrogenase, whose product MAIKIGINGFGRIGRLALRAGLDNPALEFVQINDPAADAPTLAHLLNFDSVHGRCRHEASAEENAIAVDGHRILYSRNKAIDETDWSHCDLVIEASGRMRDAKLLDGYLQQGVKRVVVTAPVKDSQVLNVVLGVNDHLYDSGRHKIVTAASCTTNCLAPVVKVIHEQLGIRHGSMTTIHDITNTQVILDAPHKDLRRARACGMSLIPTTTGSATAITEIFPELKGRLNGHAVRVPLANASLTDCVFEVDRETTVDEVNAMLRDAANGELKGILGYEERPLVSIDYRTDPRSSIIDALSTMVINGTQVKLYAWYDNEWGYANRTIELAAMVGKD is encoded by the coding sequence ATGGCGATTAAAATTGGAATCAATGGATTTGGACGCATCGGCCGGCTGGCGCTGCGGGCCGGCCTCGACAACCCGGCACTGGAATTCGTCCAGATCAACGATCCGGCCGCAGATGCGCCCACCCTCGCCCACCTGCTGAACTTCGATTCCGTGCACGGGCGCTGCAGGCACGAAGCGAGCGCAGAGGAAAACGCGATCGCGGTCGACGGCCACCGTATTCTCTACTCACGCAACAAGGCAATCGATGAAACCGATTGGTCGCACTGTGACCTGGTCATCGAAGCCTCTGGCAGAATGCGCGACGCGAAACTCCTGGACGGCTACCTGCAACAGGGGGTTAAGCGCGTCGTAGTCACTGCACCAGTCAAGGATTCTCAGGTCCTGAATGTCGTTCTTGGGGTTAATGACCACCTGTACGATAGCGGGCGCCACAAGATTGTCACCGCGGCCTCCTGCACCACCAACTGCCTGGCACCGGTGGTGAAAGTGATCCACGAGCAGCTCGGTATCCGCCACGGCTCCATGACCACCATCCATGACATCACCAATACCCAGGTAATCCTTGACGCTCCACACAAAGATTTGCGCCGCGCCAGGGCCTGCGGCATGAGCCTGATTCCCACCACGACTGGCAGTGCCACTGCGATCACCGAGATCTTTCCCGAGCTCAAGGGGCGCCTTAATGGTCACGCCGTGCGGGTCCCGCTGGCGAATGCGTCACTGACTGACTGTGTTTTCGAAGTGGACAGGGAGACAACCGTGGACGAGGTGAATGCCATGTTGCGCGATGCCGCAAATGGAGAACTCAAGGGCATCCTCGGCTACGAAGAGCGCCCTCTGGTCAGCATCGATTACCGGACCGACCCACGCTCCAGCATCATCGATGCGCTCTCGACCATGGTCATCAACGGCACCCAGGTCAAACTTTACGCCTGGTATGACAACGAGTGGGGCTACGCCAATCGGACGATCGAACTGGCCGCGATGGTCGGAAAGGATTAA
- the mnhG gene encoding monovalent cation/H(+) antiporter subunit G — protein MIDSLISLLAAVMLAAGSFFMVSGAVGLLRFPDFYSRMHAASMTDTLGSYLIIGGLMLSVGWGLPLFKLALILVFIFFTSPTAGHALAKSAQHCELRLSSGTTTEEKAGSEYGDVTQGPDSRDLVSADRV, from the coding sequence GTGATTGACTCTTTGATCTCCCTGCTCGCTGCAGTGATGCTGGCTGCGGGAAGCTTCTTTATGGTGTCGGGAGCTGTCGGCCTGCTGAGGTTTCCGGATTTCTATTCGCGCATGCATGCGGCCAGCATGACAGACACACTGGGCAGTTACCTGATTATTGGCGGCCTGATGCTCAGTGTTGGTTGGGGCCTGCCCCTGTTCAAACTTGCGCTGATTCTGGTTTTCATTTTTTTCACCAGTCCGACCGCCGGTCATGCATTGGCCAAGTCGGCTCAGCATTGCGAGTTGCGTCTTTCCAGTGGCACGACCACTGAAGAGAAAGCCGGCAGCGAGTACGGCGACGTCACGCAAGGTCCCGATTCCCGGGACCTTGTCAGTGCTGATCGCGTTTGA
- the arsJ gene encoding organoarsenical effux MFS transporter ArsJ: MLATLSPEVRQYLVVTANYWAFTLTDGALRMLVVLYFHQIGYSPLQIALLFVFYEAFGVVTNLLGGWLGALIGLNRTMNIGLGLQVAALAMLLVPESRLSVPWVMFAQALSGIAKDLNKMSAKSAIKLLVPGQDSGRLYHWVALLTGSKNALKGVGFFLGGLLLATWGFRGSIFAMAAGLALVWLGSLMLLKRDLGRARGKRKFRDIFSKSRAINLLAAARVFLFAARDVWFVIALPVFLSSQFGWDHWQVGGFLALWVIGYGIVQSQAPRLTGSAPGRRSAFVWAAGLGTVPAAIALLLGTDLAPQATIIVGLLLFGGLFAVNSGLHSYLIVHFAREDGVSMDVGFYYMANAAGRLAGTLLSGWVFQASGLEACLWISAVFLLVSALIALGLPEDNRSPQVVAK, translated from the coding sequence ATGCTCGCAACGCTCTCTCCCGAGGTGCGCCAGTACCTGGTTGTCACCGCGAACTACTGGGCCTTTACCCTGACCGATGGCGCGCTGCGCATGTTGGTGGTCCTGTATTTTCACCAGATTGGCTACTCACCGCTGCAAATTGCCCTGCTGTTCGTTTTTTACGAGGCATTTGGCGTTGTCACGAACCTGCTGGGCGGCTGGCTGGGTGCACTGATAGGCCTCAACCGGACCATGAACATCGGCCTGGGTCTGCAGGTAGCAGCCCTGGCGATGCTGCTGGTTCCGGAAAGCCGGCTTTCGGTGCCTTGGGTAATGTTTGCGCAGGCGCTCTCCGGTATCGCAAAGGACCTGAACAAGATGAGCGCCAAGAGTGCCATCAAGCTGCTCGTGCCCGGCCAGGATTCTGGGCGCCTCTACCACTGGGTGGCGCTGCTCACGGGGTCCAAAAACGCCCTGAAGGGCGTCGGTTTCTTTCTCGGTGGGCTGCTACTGGCGACGTGGGGTTTCCGCGGCTCCATCTTCGCCATGGCAGCAGGATTGGCGCTGGTGTGGCTGGGGAGTCTGATGTTATTGAAGCGTGATTTGGGCCGGGCCCGTGGAAAGCGCAAGTTTCGCGACATCTTCTCCAAGAGCCGCGCCATCAACCTGTTGGCAGCTGCCCGCGTCTTCCTCTTCGCCGCGCGGGATGTCTGGTTTGTGATAGCCCTGCCGGTATTTTTGAGCAGTCAGTTTGGGTGGGACCACTGGCAGGTCGGCGGCTTTCTCGCCTTATGGGTCATTGGCTATGGCATCGTCCAGTCCCAGGCGCCGCGCCTGACTGGGAGCGCGCCCGGCAGGCGTTCAGCATTTGTCTGGGCAGCCGGTCTCGGCACCGTACCAGCCGCCATCGCGCTACTTCTGGGCACCGACTTGGCACCGCAGGCGACGATTATCGTGGGCCTCCTGCTGTTCGGGGGCTTGTTTGCTGTGAACTCGGGTCTACATAGTTACCTGATAGTGCACTTCGCACGGGAAGATGGAGTATCGATGGATGTCGGCTTTTACTACATGGCCAACGCGGCGGGCAGGCTTGCCGGAACCCTGTTGTCGGGTTGGGTTTTTCAGGCCTCAGGCCTGGAGGCCTGCCTGTGGATCTCAGCAGTTTTCCTGTTGGTCTCAGCCCTGATCGCCCTGGGCCTTCCTGAGGACAACCGCAGTCCTCAGGTGGTCGCCAAATAA
- a CDS encoding carboxy terminal-processing peptidase, with protein MLTNRITKLFSGLLFTTLIALPCASLAAVDALLPEDDHGSTASEIVGKLEMLHYNKLKIGDEMSGDLWDEYIDALDPTRSYFLASDIAEFRQWRSELDDQLRAGKVEAGFDIYNRYRLRLNDRLENTLSQLEKGLPQFDFSRDENLLLDREESTWPTSISEADELWRKRLKSSVLNLRLTGKTDEEIQDLLTRRYQGQLKRIKQQNSDDVFELYMNSLTRLYDPHSNYLSPRSLENFNMSMSLSLEGIGAVLQMEDEYTKVARLVAGGPADRTGKVKPNDKIVAVGQDQDGEMVDVVGWRLDDVVDLIRGAAGTYVRLETIPSGGDGSHRTILIKRSKVKLEDQAAKKATFEFSDGEETFKIGVINLPTFYIDFEAYRRRDPNYKSTTRDVARLLSELKEEGVDGIILDLRNNGGGSLQEATMLTDLFIDQGPVVQIRHANEQISRHNRSRSRAMYRGPLMVLINRLSASASEIFAGAIQDYNRGLVVGNQSFGKGTVQTMAPLKEGQLKITQSKFYRVSGDSTQHAGVTPDISMPQLIDAESVGESAYDTALPWDRIHAVRHAKYFNLKDLLPDLVSKHNQRTAADPDFIFLRDHFRLESERADRKFVSLNELARKQEREELNQQVLVMENRRRTAKGLEPYDTFEAYEKSESDDVATIGGPVEITLEDDPILNEAGFIMADFIGLSEKVAKTPPQVANF; from the coding sequence ATGCTGACCAATCGGATCACCAAGCTTTTTTCAGGATTGCTTTTTACAACCCTGATCGCCCTGCCCTGCGCCTCTCTGGCAGCAGTAGATGCACTACTGCCGGAAGATGATCACGGTAGTACCGCCAGTGAGATTGTCGGGAAGCTTGAGATGTTGCATTACAACAAGCTGAAAATCGGCGACGAGATGTCTGGTGACCTGTGGGACGAGTACATTGACGCGCTCGACCCCACCCGTAGCTACTTCCTGGCTTCGGATATCGCCGAATTCCGGCAGTGGCGGAGCGAGCTGGATGACCAGTTGCGTGCCGGAAAGGTTGAGGCTGGATTCGATATCTACAATCGCTATCGGCTGCGGCTGAACGACCGACTGGAAAACACCCTGTCGCAGCTTGAGAAAGGGCTGCCTCAGTTTGACTTCTCCCGGGACGAAAACCTGCTGCTGGATCGAGAGGAAAGCACCTGGCCGACGTCCATCAGCGAGGCGGATGAACTCTGGCGCAAGCGACTCAAATCCAGTGTTCTCAACCTGCGCCTGACAGGCAAGACTGATGAGGAGATCCAGGACCTCCTCACGCGCCGCTATCAGGGCCAGCTGAAGCGGATCAAGCAGCAGAATAGTGACGACGTGTTTGAGCTCTACATGAACTCCCTCACTCGCCTGTACGACCCGCACAGTAACTATCTGTCCCCACGGTCTCTTGAAAACTTCAACATGAGCATGTCCCTCTCACTCGAGGGCATCGGTGCCGTCCTGCAAATGGAGGATGAGTACACCAAAGTGGCCCGACTGGTCGCCGGCGGTCCCGCCGACCGCACCGGTAAAGTTAAACCCAATGACAAGATCGTTGCCGTCGGGCAGGACCAGGACGGTGAGATGGTCGACGTTGTTGGCTGGCGTCTCGACGATGTTGTGGATCTGATCCGCGGTGCTGCCGGCACCTACGTGCGCCTCGAGACCATCCCCTCGGGCGGCGATGGCAGCCACCGGACCATTCTGATCAAGCGGAGCAAGGTCAAACTGGAAGACCAGGCGGCCAAGAAGGCCACCTTTGAGTTTTCGGATGGCGAAGAAACGTTCAAGATCGGCGTGATCAATCTGCCGACCTTCTACATCGATTTCGAGGCCTACCGCCGCCGCGATCCCAACTACAAGAGCACCACCCGCGATGTGGCTCGCCTGCTGAGTGAGCTGAAAGAGGAAGGGGTAGACGGTATCATCCTCGACCTGCGTAACAATGGCGGCGGCTCCCTGCAGGAGGCCACCATGCTGACCGATCTATTCATCGATCAGGGTCCAGTGGTGCAGATCCGGCATGCCAATGAACAGATTTCCCGCCACAACCGGTCGCGATCCCGGGCCATGTACCGCGGCCCGCTGATGGTGCTGATCAATCGCCTGTCCGCTTCCGCGTCTGAAATCTTTGCTGGTGCCATCCAGGATTACAACCGCGGCCTGGTGGTGGGCAACCAGTCATTCGGCAAGGGCACCGTGCAGACGATGGCGCCCCTGAAGGAAGGACAGCTGAAGATCACCCAATCCAAGTTCTATCGCGTTTCCGGTGACAGCACCCAGCATGCTGGTGTGACTCCGGATATTTCGATGCCGCAGCTGATCGATGCCGAGAGCGTCGGCGAGAGTGCCTATGACACTGCCCTGCCCTGGGACCGTATTCATGCTGTACGGCATGCCAAGTACTTCAACCTGAAAGACCTGCTGCCGGATCTGGTGAGCAAACACAACCAACGGACAGCCGCCGACCCGGACTTTATCTTCCTGCGGGATCACTTCCGCCTCGAGAGCGAACGTGCCGACCGCAAGTTTGTCTCCCTGAACGAACTTGCGCGTAAGCAGGAGCGGGAAGAACTGAACCAGCAGGTTCTGGTGATGGAAAATCGCCGTCGCACCGCCAAGGGTCTCGAGCCCTACGACACCTTTGAGGCCTACGAGAAGAGCGAATCTGACGATGTCGCGACAATCGGCGGACCGGTAGAAATCACGCTGGAAGATGATCCGATCCTGAACGAAGCGGGCTTCATCATGGCGGACTTTATTGGCCTCTCCGAAAAGGTCGCCAAAACACCGCCCCAGGTCGCCAACTTTTAA
- a CDS encoding DUF4040 domain-containing protein produces the protein MELTLDIALLSLLLVTAVYIAWTRDLFAAVMLAGIYGLLSASFFMSMGAVDVAFTEAAVGAGISPLLMLSTLAICGRAQRANPQRALLALLTVVVVGLLLIAATMEMPAFGSADAPAHLHVAPRYIGDSMREIGIPNVVTSVLASYRAFDTLGEVVVIFTAGLGVLSLLGLRGDAQKTPVESPMAEPSHLVLRVVGKVLIPPIMLFALYVQFHGEYGPGGGFQAGVIFAVGFILYSLVFGLQAVEQIVNRSVVQALAALGVLIYGTVGLLGIISGRNYLDYSGLAGDSVTGQHLGIIAIELGVGITVASVMMMVFFVFSAQLARGRTVQHAA, from the coding sequence GTGGAGCTAACACTCGATATCGCGCTGCTGTCACTGCTACTGGTGACAGCAGTTTACATCGCCTGGACGCGCGACCTTTTCGCCGCGGTAATGTTGGCGGGAATATATGGCCTGCTTTCCGCCAGTTTCTTCATGAGTATGGGGGCAGTGGATGTCGCATTCACTGAGGCAGCCGTGGGAGCCGGCATTTCACCGTTGCTCATGCTCTCAACCCTGGCGATCTGTGGCCGGGCGCAGCGGGCAAATCCGCAACGCGCGCTGCTGGCACTATTGACGGTGGTGGTCGTCGGCCTGCTGCTGATTGCCGCCACGATGGAAATGCCCGCATTCGGTTCCGCAGACGCACCGGCCCACCTCCATGTCGCACCACGCTATATCGGCGATTCCATGCGCGAGATCGGTATTCCCAATGTGGTGACATCAGTGCTGGCCAGCTATCGCGCTTTTGACACCCTGGGTGAGGTAGTGGTGATCTTCACTGCCGGTCTCGGCGTGCTGTCCCTGCTGGGGCTTCGTGGTGATGCCCAGAAAACTCCTGTCGAGTCGCCTATGGCTGAACCCTCCCACCTGGTGTTGCGTGTCGTGGGCAAGGTGTTGATTCCGCCGATCATGCTATTTGCCCTCTATGTCCAGTTTCATGGTGAGTATGGTCCCGGCGGGGGATTCCAGGCCGGGGTGATCTTCGCCGTGGGCTTTATCCTTTATTCACTGGTGTTCGGCCTGCAGGCGGTCGAACAGATCGTCAACCGATCTGTAGTGCAGGCTCTGGCGGCGCTGGGCGTGCTGATTTATGGAACCGTCGGCCTGCTGGGTATTATCAGTGGGCGCAACTATCTCGATTACAGCGGTCTTGCGGGGGACTCGGTCACCGGTCAACACCTCGGAATCATTGCCATTGAACTGGGCGTCGGCATTACCGTCGCCTCCGTGATGATGATGGTGTTCTTCGTGTTCTCAGCACAGCTCGCCAGGGGGAGGACAGTCCAGCATGCTGCTTAG
- a CDS encoding winged helix-turn-helix domain-containing protein, with translation MSIYGASVLVIDPDTGDRTALVTTLRRAGFAVTEDEGSDPTPARLMEPRPDLIILDVELHGVDGFQLCRELCSIEAAPPVMLVSAKNDEIDRVLGLELGADDYVGKPYPERELVARAKAILRRAHRDSVQERPRVFAFKGWRFHPARMELHSPESEVVALSTSETALLLAFVQNPQTPLSRDRLLDLTKGRDSFPFDRSIDSHVSRLRRKLGDDARSPDTIKTAWGSGYIFSHAVEA, from the coding sequence ATGAGCATTTATGGCGCTTCTGTATTAGTCATTGATCCTGATACCGGCGATCGCACCGCCCTGGTCACCACTCTCAGGAGAGCGGGATTTGCCGTGACCGAAGACGAGGGCAGCGACCCAACCCCGGCCAGGCTGATGGAACCACGGCCGGACCTCATCATCCTGGATGTGGAACTGCACGGAGTGGACGGCTTCCAACTCTGTCGCGAGCTGTGCAGCATCGAAGCTGCACCGCCCGTAATGCTTGTATCCGCAAAGAATGACGAGATTGACCGCGTTCTGGGCCTTGAGCTGGGTGCGGATGACTATGTCGGCAAGCCCTACCCTGAGCGCGAACTGGTTGCCAGAGCAAAAGCTATCCTTCGCCGGGCGCACAGAGACTCGGTACAAGAGCGCCCGCGAGTCTTCGCATTTAAGGGTTGGCGCTTTCATCCGGCACGCATGGAACTGCACAGCCCGGAGTCCGAGGTCGTAGCCCTGTCGACAAGCGAGACGGCGCTGCTACTGGCCTTTGTTCAGAACCCGCAAACACCATTGAGTCGTGATCGACTACTGGACCTGACAAAGGGACGCGACAGTTTTCCATTCGATCGCAGCATCGATTCCCATGTGAGCCGTCTGCGACGCAAACTCGGGGACGATGCGCGCTCACCCGATACAATCAAGACCGCCTGGGGTTCGGGTTACATTTTCAGTCACGCAGTCGAAGCGTGA
- a CDS encoding metalloregulator ArsR/SmtB family transcription factor, whose amino-acid sequence MEPLLLYKHLGEETRLRILLLTAAEGELCVCELTEALDESQPKVSRHLGLLRDAGLLDDERRGKWVFYRIADQLDRWAREVIELTLEHPPGIHLQDRQRLAGMGPRPVRIGRCQAS is encoded by the coding sequence ATGGAACCACTGCTGCTATACAAACACCTTGGTGAAGAGACCCGTCTGCGAATTCTGCTGCTTACCGCGGCAGAGGGCGAGCTGTGCGTCTGCGAACTCACCGAAGCCCTGGACGAGAGCCAGCCCAAGGTTTCCCGCCACCTGGGCCTGCTTCGTGACGCCGGGCTACTGGATGACGAGCGACGGGGGAAATGGGTTTTCTATCGCATCGCGGATCAGTTGGATCGATGGGCAAGAGAGGTCATTGAGCTGACTCTCGAACACCCTCCTGGTATCCACTTGCAAGATCGGCAGAGGCTGGCCGGCATGGGCCCACGGCCGGTCAGGATTGGGCGCTGCCAAGCTTCATAA